A section of the Leminorella richardii genome encodes:
- the lexA gene encoding transcriptional repressor LexA: MKALTARQQQIYDMIREHIGQSGMPPTRAEIARTLGFKSPNAAEEHLKAMARKGVIEIVTGASRGIRLLMEEAEEETGLPLIGRVAAGEPLLAQEHIESHYRVDPALFRPHADFLLRVSGMSMKDIGIVDGDLLAVHKTQDVRNGQVVVARIDDEVTVKRLKKQGNVVQLLPENEEFSPIVVDLSEQSLTIEGLAVGVIRNGDWM, translated from the coding sequence ATGAAAGCATTAACCGCTAGGCAGCAACAGATCTATGACATGATTCGCGAGCATATTGGTCAGTCCGGTATGCCGCCAACCAGAGCGGAAATTGCCAGAACGCTCGGCTTTAAGTCCCCTAATGCTGCAGAAGAGCACCTGAAAGCAATGGCGAGAAAGGGCGTTATTGAAATCGTTACTGGTGCTTCCCGAGGGATTCGGCTGTTGATGGAAGAGGCGGAGGAAGAGACGGGCCTGCCGCTGATTGGGCGAGTTGCCGCAGGGGAACCTCTGCTGGCACAGGAGCATATTGAAAGCCACTACCGCGTCGATCCGGCGCTGTTTCGCCCACACGCTGACTTTTTGCTACGGGTTAGCGGTATGTCCATGAAAGACATCGGGATCGTCGATGGCGATCTTTTAGCCGTTCACAAGACGCAGGATGTCCGCAACGGGCAGGTTGTGGTTGCGCGCATCGACGATGAAGTCACCGTCAAGCGTCTCAAAAAGCAGGGCAACGTCGTTCAGCTGCTGCCGGAAAATGAAGAGTTCTCTCCGATTGTAGTTGACCTAAGCGAGCAGAGCCTGACGATCGAAGGCTTAGCCGTTGGCGTTATCCGTAACGGTGATTGGATGTAA
- the zur gene encoding zinc uptake transcriptional repressor Zur has product MVSVNITSMLAKAQKLCEQRAVRLTPQRQLVLQLMAEQPNAISAYDLLDLLRESEPQAKPPTVYRALDFLLEQGFIHKIESTNSYVVCHHVGEPLHTSALFICDSCGLVAEHHAKGIDKLLKSLADESSFTIQHSVLETHGTCGQCNKQSA; this is encoded by the coding sequence ATGGTCTCAGTTAACATCACCTCAATGTTAGCCAAAGCGCAAAAGCTGTGTGAACAGCGAGCCGTTCGCCTGACGCCACAGCGTCAGCTGGTTTTGCAGCTAATGGCCGAGCAGCCAAATGCCATCAGCGCTTACGATCTGCTAGACCTGCTGCGGGAATCAGAACCACAGGCGAAGCCGCCTACGGTTTATCGCGCTCTCGATTTTCTTCTTGAACAGGGCTTTATTCACAAGATTGAGTCCACCAACAGCTACGTCGTTTGTCACCACGTTGGTGAACCGCTGCATACCTCCGCCCTGTTTATCTGCGACAGCTGTGGACTGGTGGCTGAGCACCACGCTAAAGGTATAGACAAACTGCTTAAGTCGCTGGCGGATGAAAGCAGCTTCACCATTCAGCACAGCGTGCTTGAAACGCACGGTACCTGTGGCCAGTGCAATAAGCAAAGCGCATAG
- the dusA gene encoding tRNA dihydrouridine(20/20a) synthase DusA — protein sequence MSQFPSHRFSVAPMLDWTDRHCRYFHRLLTRQTLLYTEMVTTGAILFGKGDYLGYSREEQPVALQLGGSDPAALAECAARAEALGYSEINLNAGCPSDRVQNGRFGACLMAEPELVADCVAAMKEAVTIPVTVKTRIGIDDSDSYAFLQRFIEVVSQRGGCQSFTLHARKAWLSGLSPKENREIPPLDYDRVYRVKQELPHLTICINGGVKSLEEAKGHLEHVDGVMMGREAYQNPGILACVDRELFGDCAEPLAPAAAVEAMYPYIESELTKGTYLGHITRHMLGLFQGVPGARQFRRHLSENAHKAGADVEILRQALAFVSGKDT from the coding sequence ATGTCCCAATTTCCTTCTCACCGCTTCTCCGTCGCTCCCATGCTGGACTGGACAGATCGCCACTGCCGATATTTTCATCGTTTACTCACTCGGCAAACCCTGCTGTATACCGAAATGGTGACGACGGGTGCAATCCTGTTTGGCAAAGGGGACTATCTGGGCTATAGCCGGGAAGAGCAGCCGGTTGCGCTACAGCTGGGGGGGAGCGATCCCGCGGCGCTAGCAGAGTGCGCGGCGCGGGCAGAGGCTTTGGGCTACAGCGAAATCAATTTGAACGCAGGATGCCCGTCCGATCGCGTGCAAAACGGGCGCTTTGGCGCCTGCCTGATGGCGGAGCCTGAACTAGTGGCAGACTGCGTTGCCGCGATGAAAGAGGCCGTGACTATACCCGTGACGGTGAAAACCCGAATCGGTATTGACGATAGCGACAGCTATGCCTTTTTACAGCGCTTTATTGAAGTCGTCTCCCAGCGGGGCGGCTGCCAGAGTTTTACGCTGCACGCGCGTAAAGCTTGGCTATCTGGGCTGAGTCCGAAAGAGAACAGAGAGATCCCTCCTTTGGACTATGATCGAGTTTATCGCGTTAAGCAGGAGCTCCCACACTTAACGATCTGCATCAACGGCGGTGTGAAAAGTCTTGAGGAGGCGAAAGGACACCTTGAGCACGTTGACGGCGTGATGATGGGGCGAGAGGCCTATCAAAACCCAGGCATTCTTGCCTGCGTTGACAGGGAGCTGTTCGGTGACTGTGCTGAACCGCTTGCTCCCGCAGCGGCGGTTGAAGCGATGTATCCCTATATTGAAAGCGAGCTGACTAAGGGGACTTACCTTGGGCACATTACTCGACATATGCTGGGGCTGTTTCAGGGGGTGCCCGGTGCGCGGCAGTTCCGCCGCCATCTGAGTGAAAATGCCCATAAGGCAGGAGCAGACGTTGAGATTCTTCGCCAAGCCCTCGCATTTGTTTCCGGGAAAGACACGTAG
- a CDS encoding aldo/keto reductase — MKYVRFGSTGLKVSPICLGCMTYGSPQWREWVLNEEQTRPFIKKALDLGINFFDTADMYSKGASEEVLGNTLLKMVPRDDVVIATKVFNPMSDSPNDRGLSRKHILASIDNSLKRLGTDYIDLYIIHRFDPETPIEETIDALDTVVRSGKARYIGASSMHSWQFMRMLDLQERHGMARFVSMQNHYNLIYREEEREMLPLCREMGIAVTPWSPLARGVLTGSRKNATVRAATDAPAHSWYNHQEEEDELVAAVEQVASARGIPMAQVAMAWVHSKPGITAPIVGASKPHHLDDAIASLSITLTDEEIAILEAPYRPRELAGHE; from the coding sequence ATGAAATACGTACGATTTGGTTCAACTGGCCTTAAGGTATCCCCCATCTGTTTGGGCTGCATGACCTACGGCAGCCCGCAGTGGCGTGAGTGGGTGCTAAACGAGGAACAGACTCGCCCCTTTATTAAAAAGGCGCTGGATCTCGGCATTAATTTTTTCGACACCGCCGATATGTACTCCAAAGGCGCCAGCGAAGAGGTGCTGGGCAATACGCTGCTCAAGATGGTACCTAGGGACGACGTGGTTATCGCCACTAAGGTGTTTAACCCAATGAGCGACAGCCCAAACGATCGCGGCCTGTCGCGCAAGCATATCCTTGCCAGTATCGACAATTCGCTAAAGCGTTTGGGTACTGACTATATCGATCTCTATATTATTCATCGATTCGATCCAGAAACCCCTATCGAAGAGACAATTGACGCATTAGACACCGTGGTTCGCTCGGGAAAAGCGCGCTATATCGGCGCCTCTTCGATGCACTCATGGCAGTTTATGCGCATGTTGGATCTTCAGGAACGCCACGGGATGGCGCGCTTTGTCTCCATGCAAAATCACTATAACCTGATTTACCGTGAAGAAGAGCGGGAAATGCTGCCGCTGTGCCGGGAAATGGGAATCGCCGTTACGCCTTGGTCGCCTCTGGCTCGAGGCGTCCTAACGGGCTCAAGGAAGAATGCCACCGTGCGTGCGGCAACCGATGCTCCGGCACATTCGTGGTACAACCATCAGGAAGAGGAAGACGAGCTGGTCGCTGCCGTTGAACAGGTTGCAAGCGCGCGCGGTATTCCTATGGCACAGGTAGCGATGGCCTGGGTTCACAGCAAGCCGGGCATTACGGCACCGATCGTCGGCGCGTCCAAGCCTCATCACCTTGACGATGCTATCGCTTCACTGTCTATCACTCTGACCGATGAAGAGATTGCTATACTGGAAGCCCCCTATCGCCCCAGAGAGCTGGCCGGGCACGAATAG
- a CDS encoding MerR family transcriptional regulator — MKIGTLAKKVRLTPHTLRYYERIGLLPPIYRDASGQRDYDDATLQRLDFLGKMRTTGMPLRQMQHYVTLVAEGDNTQHERRALLEAHRDVVRARILELESCLAVLDKKIEGYCSFPMSDTAGDPQ; from the coding sequence ATGAAAATCGGCACATTGGCAAAAAAGGTCAGGCTGACGCCACACACATTGCGCTACTACGAGCGCATCGGCCTGCTGCCACCGATTTATCGCGATGCCAGCGGGCAGCGCGACTATGATGACGCGACGCTTCAAAGGCTGGATTTTCTCGGCAAGATGAGAACAACTGGCATGCCTCTGCGCCAAATGCAGCACTATGTGACGCTCGTTGCCGAAGGAGACAACACTCAACATGAGCGCCGAGCGCTTTTGGAAGCGCACCGTGACGTGGTTCGCGCCCGTATTCTTGAGCTGGAAAGCTGCCTCGCCGTACTGGATAAAAAGATCGAGGGCTATTGCTCTTTCCCTATGTCAGACACAGCAGGAGATCCCCAATGA
- a CDS encoding YfbM family protein, with translation MGMLARYIAVSEDELNRLIDLGDEPIVDEIDALEEKNPTLDLDKMWDGLHFILTGVSASEPLEGDPLSDAVVGVHVIDDETFIAATGHNELEEIIRALSSIDRAQLKSEFSPSRLNEEDIYPNIWLSEDSEALFSELTQSLDQLLHFYQQCRKDGSHVLVTIY, from the coding sequence ATGGGTATGCTTGCCCGCTATATCGCCGTCAGTGAAGACGAGCTCAACCGACTGATTGACTTAGGCGACGAACCGATAGTCGATGAAATTGACGCGCTGGAAGAAAAAAACCCGACGCTGGATCTGGATAAAATGTGGGACGGCCTGCACTTTATCCTGACGGGCGTCTCTGCCAGTGAGCCGTTAGAAGGGGATCCGCTTAGCGATGCCGTTGTCGGCGTTCACGTTATCGATGATGAAACCTTTATTGCCGCAACGGGGCACAACGAGCTGGAAGAGATTATTCGCGCCCTGAGCAGCATTGACAGAGCGCAGCTCAAGAGTGAGTTTTCTCCCAGCCGCCTCAATGAAGAAGACATTTACCCAAATATCTGGCTCTCGGAAGATAGCGAAGCGCTGTTCAGTGAACTGACTCAGTCGCTAGACCAGCTTCTCCATTTTTATCAGCAGTGCCGGAAAGACGGCAGCCACGTTCTGGTAACGATTTACTGA
- a CDS encoding quinone oxidoreductase: protein MAARIQFSQHGGPDVLDVVEFTPAEPSDNEVQIENHAIGINYIDTYIRSGLYPVPSLPSGLGTEAAGVVVKVGRNVQHLKPGDRVAYAQAPLGAYSSVHNAPADKVVTLPKSISYEQAAASLLKGLTVYYLLYMTYRVKPGEIILFHAAAGGVGRIACQWAKALGVKLIGTVGSAEKAEQAKKDGAWATINYREENIAERVAALTNGEKVNVVYDSVGKDTWIASLDSIRPLGLMVTFGNSSGPVTGVDLGILNQKGGLYVTRPSLGHYLKTHTQLQQAANELFSLVASGAINVDVPAEQRFPLSEAVRAHQTLESRSTVGSSLLIP from the coding sequence ATGGCAGCGCGTATCCAGTTCAGTCAGCACGGCGGCCCAGATGTTTTGGACGTTGTTGAGTTCACACCCGCCGAGCCGAGCGACAATGAAGTTCAAATAGAAAACCACGCTATCGGCATTAACTATATCGATACCTATATTCGCAGCGGACTCTACCCCGTTCCCAGTCTGCCCAGCGGTTTGGGTACTGAAGCGGCTGGCGTCGTTGTGAAGGTCGGGCGAAACGTTCAACACTTAAAACCCGGCGATCGAGTCGCCTATGCTCAGGCGCCTCTTGGTGCCTACAGCTCTGTGCACAATGCTCCAGCGGATAAAGTCGTAACGCTGCCAAAGTCCATCAGTTACGAGCAGGCAGCGGCTTCCCTTCTAAAAGGGCTCACCGTTTACTACCTGCTGTATATGACCTACCGCGTTAAGCCCGGTGAAATCATTCTGTTTCACGCGGCGGCCGGTGGCGTTGGCCGCATCGCCTGTCAGTGGGCCAAAGCGCTAGGGGTAAAGCTTATCGGCACAGTTGGCAGCGCAGAGAAAGCCGAACAAGCCAAGAAGGACGGAGCCTGGGCCACGATTAACTATCGGGAAGAGAATATTGCCGAGCGCGTTGCAGCCCTGACAAATGGTGAAAAAGTCAACGTTGTCTATGATTCCGTGGGTAAAGACACCTGGATTGCCTCCCTCGACAGCATTCGCCCTCTTGGGCTGATGGTCACTTTCGGTAATTCATCCGGGCCAGTAACCGGTGTCGATCTGGGAATTCTGAACCAAAAAGGCGGCCTGTACGTTACTCGCCCGTCTCTAGGACACTATTTGAAAACACACACCCAGCTACAGCAGGCGGCTAACGAGCTGTTTTCCCTTGTCGCCAGCGGTGCGATTAACGTTGACGTTCCCGCCGAGCAGCGCTTCCCGCTAAGTGAAGCCGTTCGCGCTCATCAGACGCTGGAAAGCCGCAGCACTGTGGGCTCGTCACTGCTGATCCCCTAA